In Colletotrichum higginsianum IMI 349063 chromosome 3, whole genome shotgun sequence, a genomic segment contains:
- a CDS encoding Taurine catabolism dioxygenase TauD, translating into MASIASVPRQGPVDLVLGKSSSTTLSFESFDLPSTNQRILGAPHPDNTVAPLALRPSSHSNDIKLDEVIQRIKSLQAQDGLLTKKLALHGTLLFRDLPIHDAEEFSRFAHSFGYKPHEIIGIVVDRPLLAPNVAPANESPKDVLIYNHNESPQVPHAPEYIFFFSQKAPLKGGETPISSSLELFRRAREEIPDFIDELAQKVILSKVTYKFDKQYAGGSTLRQAFGKDFSDDDDDEMKRKKITHQIARYGRGKHTTWEWVEDGVVLTHRLPAIRTQPETDLPTLFTGLAAYWKNKQGAVRSRKEVTRQLYGDGSPIPDKYLEHLAKITDEITVLHKWKQGDVFVYDNIIAQHGRHPWEGKQSDRVVLASLFDGHRIPGAYGDADWAQVVQALDG; encoded by the coding sequence ATGGCGTCCATCGCGTCCGTCCCACGTCAAGGGCCAGTGGATTTGGTATTGGGCAAGAGCTCTTCTACAACCCTTTCCTTCGAGTCTTTCGACCTTCCAAGCACGAACCAGCGTATTCTCGGCGCGCCACATCCCGACAATACAGTAGCCCCACTGGCACTGAGGCCTTCAAGTCACAGTAACGACATTAAGTTGGATGAGGTCATACAAAGAATCAAGTCTCTTCAAGCTCAAGACGGGCTACTCACCAAGAAGCTGGCTCTCCACGGGACTCTTCTCTTTCGAGACTTACCGATCCACGATGCCGAAGAATTCAGCAGATTTGCCCATTCTTTTGGGTACAAACCACACGAGATTATCGGCATCGTTGTCGACAGACCACTTCTGGCGCCTAACGTGGCACCTGCGAACGAAAGTCCAAAGGACGTTCTAATTTACAACCACAACGAGTCACCCCAGGTCCCCCATGCCCCTGAGTAcattttcttcttcagccaAAAGGCTCCATTAAAGGGAGGGGAAACCCCGATATCATCGTCTCTGGAGCTGTTCCGCCGGGCTCGAGAGGAAATACCTGACTTCATCGACGAGCTTGCTCAGAAGGTGATATTGAGCAAAGTCACGTACAAGTTCGACAAACAGTACGCGGGTGGATCAACTCTGCGGCAAGCTTTTGGAAAAGATTTCtctgacgatgacgatgacgagatgAAGCGCAAAAAGATCACGCATCAAATTGCACGGTACGGGAGAGGAAAACATACGACGTGGGAGTGGGTTGAAGACGGCGTGGTTCTAACACACAGATTGCCCGCGATCCGTACTCAGCCAGAGACCGACCTTCCAACCCTCTTCACCGGACTAGCTGCATACTGGAAAAACAAACAGGGGGCCGTCAGGTCGCGAAAAGAGGTCACAAGACAGCTGTACGGCGATGGCAGCCCGATTCCGGACAAATACCTGGAGCACCTGGCAAAGATAACAGACGAAATCACGGTTCTCCACAAATGGAAACAAGGGGACGTTTTTGTGTACGACAACATCATCGCTCAGCATGGAAGGCATCCTTGGGAAGGCAAGCAATCGGACCGCGTTGTTCTCGCTAGCCTTTTTGATGGGCATCGCATTCCTGGTGCTTACGGAGACGCGGATTGGGCTCAGGTCGTTCAGGCACTTGATGGATAG
- a CDS encoding Wsc domain-containing protein, which yields MRSIAVIALMGQVVLGQQFTNSSTSSTTSSTTLSTLSTSRTSTTTTTTTLITTTDSITDDGGLTFPPETTTTDTTGTSTTVTTTSTSSSASSTSTVSPNPANFGGFTLLGCYGSPTSFPGFTLALSAESMTIDRCITTCNPTGRRYAALFGSDCFCGDSIDDINEPLRPEAECNFPCPGNPRQRCGGRSTALLRNKRQILPTDVRFTIYVRVGGVISVSGTVTVTVSTGTNGVIGTATSTATPSPNPCFNGKCFGVPCFGLDCYKKFVAYGDFCGYDFPCFGPDCRKRLVWEHGVWRPDACNGWDCGRKFKCISGKCKVVVKGSDWDKEKIICYGNICKVQKCEGDECNKKYVCKDKSCVFETCPKEDGNKKWECESDKCKIVKPCEDDCPEPAPPGPLPTIGTALSITRTRTRDIDITVRPEPTSTDEDSGRPGPEIQPTDEPAIQPTDEPVASILPIPTDEPEIQPTEGAPGPDGPAPTATSTEGTQPSVVVVAGSNKFVASFGALAFSVIAAAILL from the coding sequence ATGCGCAGCATCGCAGTCATCGCCCTCATGGGccaggtcgtcctcggccagcagTTCACCAactcgtcgacctcgtccaccaCGTCCTCGACCACGCTATCGACCCTCTCGACCTCGCGGACCTccaccacgacgacgacaacgacctTGATCACCACCACGGACTCGATCACCGATGACGGCGGGTTGACCTTCCCCCCTGAAACCACGACGACGGATACGACCgggacgtcgacgaccgTGACGACTACCTCCACcagcagctcggcctcgtccacctccaCGGTCTCTCCCAACCCGGCCAACTTCGGCGGCTTCACCCTCCTCGGCTGCTACGGTTCCCCTACCAGCTTCCCGGGCTTCACCCTGGCCCTGTCGGCAGAGTCCATGACGATCGACCGCTGCATCACCACCTGCAACCCCACCGGTAGACGCTACGCCGCTCTCTTCGGCAGCGACTGCTTCTGCGGTGATTCCATCGACGACATCAACGAGCCCCTCAGGCCCGAGGCGGAGTGCAACTTCCCTTGCCCCGGCAACCCCAGACAGCGCTGCGGTGGACGCTCCACTGCTCTCCTCAGGAACAAGCGCCAGATCCTCCCGACCGACGTCCGCTTCACCATCTACGTCCGCGTTGGCGGTGTTATCTCCGTGTCCGGAACCGTCACCGTTACCGTATCCACCGGTACCAACGGCGTCATCGGAACTGCCACCTCTACCGctaccccctcccccaacccTTGCTTCAACGGCAAGTGCTTCGGCGTGCCGTGCTTCGGTCTGGACTGCTACAAGAAGTTTGTCGCCTACGGTGACTTCTGCGGCTACGACTTCCCTTGCTTCGGCCCCGACTGCAGGAAGCGCCTGGTGTGGGAGCACGGTGTCTGGCGCCCGGATGCATGCAACGGATGGGACTGTGGCCGCAAGTTCAAGTGCATCTCTGGCAAGTGCAAGGTCGTTGTCAAAGGCTCCGACTgggacaaggagaagatcaTCTGCTACGGCAACATCTGCAAGGTCCAGAAGTGCGAGGGTGATGAGTGCAACAAGAAGTACGTCTGCAAGGACAAGTCTTGCGTTTTCGAGACCTGCCCCAAGGAGGATGGCAACAAGAAGTGGGAGTGCGAGAGCGACAAGTGCAAGATCGTCAAGCCCTGCGAGGACGACTGCCCCGAGCCCGCCCCACCTGGTCCTCTCCCTACCATTGGCACCGCCTTGTCCAtcacccgcacccgcacccgcgaCATCGATATCACCGTCCGCCCCGAGCCCACCTCTACCGACGAGGATTCCGGCCGCCCCGGTCCTGAGATCCAGCCTACCGACGAGCCTGCGATCCAGCCTACCGACGAGCCCGTCGCCAGTATCCTGCCCATCCCTACCGACGAGCCTGAGATCCAGCCTACCGAAGGGGC
- a CDS encoding CFEM domain-containing protein — protein sequence MFAKTNFLFFYLRLFSDERFRRLTWAIIWTCILSAISFLVATSVKCWPISYTWTKWDGEHQGHCHDINIQTWVHASVNIILDIVVVSLPISQIVRLNWRWKQKLGAGMMFAVALLITLVSILRLKTIKSFMKTSNPTWDIVPISNWSFVELNGFIFCSCMPAFRNYFRRIFRRRRGDLPLGNRGRLRTVVDRTIQPGGQLYEIVSVDVDQDGGSDHSLQELSQIDLGVGHLPTNVLAMESDRGASQTSATEHADHDKNSAEMDLTDLYHLSSLIFESVQENAGTPRRNYANNQEAEKERKSRG from the exons ATGTTTGCCAAGACAAACTTCTTGTTCTTCTACCTCCGCCTCTTCTCAGACGAACGATTCCGCCGTTTGACATGGGCTATAATATGGACTTGCATCCTTTCGGCTATATCCTTTCTCGTAGCTACCTCAGTCAAATGTTGGCCCATCAGCTACACCTGGACGAAATGGGATGGCGAGCATCAGGGGCACTGCCACGACATCAACATTCAAACTTGGGTTCATGCTAGTGTGAATATCATACTGGACATTGTGGTGGTTTCCTTGCCAATCTCCCAGATTGTGAGACTCAATTGGCGCTGGAAACAAAAGTTGGGAGCGGGCATGATGTTTGCCGTTGCGCTTCT GATCACCCTTGTCTCGATTCTGCGCCTGAAGACCATCAAATCCTTCATGAAAACTTCAAACCCTACTT GGGACATCGTGCCCATATCCAACTGGTCCTTCGTCGAGCTGAATGGGTTCATCTTTTGCTCTTGCATGCCTGCCTTTAGGAATTATTTTCGTCGAATCTTCAGGCGCAGAAGAGGGGACTTGCCACTCGGCAATAGAGGACGACTACGGACTGTTGTGGACAGAACTATCCAGCCCGGAGGTCAGCTGTACGAGATTGTTTCAGTTGACGTCGATCAAGATGGTGGCTCTGATCACTCACTACAAGAGCTTAGCCAGATCGACTTGGGTGTCGGGCATCTCCCCACTAATGTTCTAGCCATGGAGAGTGACCGAGGCGCTTCTCAAACATCTGCAACGGAACACGCAGATCACGATAAAAACTCTGCCGAGATGGATCTTACAGACCTCTACCACCTGTCATCTCTGATATTCGAGAGTGTACAGGAGAATGCTGGGACGCCGCGAAGAAACTACGCAAACAACCAAGAGGCCGAAAAAGAACGGAAAAGTAGAGGATGA